In Methanobrevibacter sp., the genomic window GACTGGTGTTTACTTTCAGTAATGGCGGCAATAATGTCAATTACTGAAATGTAATATCCATCAATGCCAGAATCCCAAACTCTCCTTATTTCTTTATTTTCAAAAAGTTTGATTTCATTTCTTTCTAGAGCCATGGGACTATTTTTATGGAAATGTTTATATAAATATTATTTTGAGGTTTTAGGATCTTCATGTTTTTAGTGGTTTTTGGTTGTTTTTGTTCCTATATTTTATTGTGCAGCATGTTTGTCTTGCTATTTATTGAAGTGTTATTCTTTTATCTAATATTTGGAGTATTTTGCTGAAGTAGTTTTTAATTTTATTGTTTGGGGAGTCTATTTTTTCCTTTATGGGTTTTTCTAGAAAGTATTGGAAATTGCGATATTGTGGCATGAATTTATCTTTGAGAACTTTGTTTTTACTGTTGAGGAAGCATATTTTAGTTTGGATTAAATAAAAAAAAGGAATATGGTTTGGAAGAACCCATTATGGAAACCGTCAGTAGAACTCATTATGGAACAATTCCACACATTAAAAAAGAATATGGTTTAGTAGAACTCGTTATGGAACAGTTCCACAATGTCTTCCATGTATTCCGGAATGTCCAGGTGCTGAGGACATTTTTCTATACATGCTCCGCAGGCTGTGCAGTCGCTTGCCTCTGCGGTTTTCATTGCATATGTCCTGTAGAGACCCTGCTGTGGTGACCAGCCGTTTGAAGGAAGTCTCTTTTCGATGTTGTAGAGCTCGAAGAATGTTGGGATTGGTATTTTCTGAGGGCATTCGTTTATGCAGTAGTTGCACTGGGTGCATGGGATTGTTGAAATCTGATTTATCTCTTCTACCGCCTCTGCAATGAGCTCCCTTTCATCATCATCCAATGGTTTTGCATGCTTCATTGTGTTTAGATTGTCCTCCAGCTGCTCAAGGTTGCTGGTACCTGAGAGAACTGTGATTACTCCGTCAAGGTCGAGGCAGAACTTCAATGCCCATCCCGGAATTGAGATGTCGGGATTTTGCTGTTTGAATTTTTCTGAAATGTCTTCAGGCAGTTCTGCAAGTGTTCCTCCCTTCATCGGTTCCATGATCATTATGTCCTTGCCGTATTTTCTTGCAATCTCGTAGCATTCCCTTGACTGTACTGATTCGTTTTCCCAGTCAAGATAGTTTATCTGCAGCAGCACGAATTCTATTTCTGGCATTTCCTTCAACACTTCCTCGAGGATTTCTGCGTTGTCGTGGAGGGATATTCCGATGTGCTTGGCCTTTCCTTCCCTTTTGAGGTTTACCAGATGGTCGTAGGCGTTGAACTTTCTGAGGGCGTCCAGTGTCCATGTGCTTACGTTGTGAAGCATGTAGTAGTCGAAGTAGTCCACGCCGCACCTTTCAAGCTGGAGGTTGAATATGTCGTCAAGGTCCTCTTGCCTTTGAAGTTCGAATGAAGGCATCTTGTTGGCCAGGGTGAATGAATCGCGAGGATATTTCTCAACGACGTATTTCCTTATCATCTTTTCGCTTGCGCCGTCATGATAAGGGTATGCTGTGTCGAAATGACTGTATCCTGAATCCATGTAAGTTTCAACCATCTTTTCAAACTCCTCCTCGTCGATTGAAGTGAAGTCTGTTTCGTCTTTTTGCGGAAGTCTCATTGCTCCAAAACCATATTGCATCATGTTTTCTATATTTGTTTTCAACAGATATATAATTGTTGTTGATTGCAACATTATCCTTGGAAAATAATAACTATTTATACACAAATTTATATATTGAAATAGACAAAATTACACACATGAATGAAAATGGCAAAAAGCAAAATGAAATGAACAGGAACTGCATTGAAGCAGAAAAGGCAGGAAACGAAAAGCTCCATGAACTTATGGAAATCCACAAAGTGGACAGGATGAGTAAAGAGCTTGAAGAACAGGTCAATCTCCATGAAAAAGAAGAACAAGAATCCATTGAAGAACTGGAACATATGATAGAGTACGATTACTGCGAAATCGATGACACCTACGAGGACTCCTTTGGCTTTAGTGACTGGCCAGACCCAATCGGGACACTTGAAGAAAGGAAATCCCAAAAAAGATTTGATGAATCCATCGACTGG contains:
- a CDS encoding aldo/keto reductase, with translation MQSTTIIYLLKTNIENMMQYGFGAMRLPQKDETDFTSIDEEEFEKMVETYMDSGYSHFDTAYPYHDGASEKMIRKYVVEKYPRDSFTLANKMPSFELQRQEDLDDIFNLQLERCGVDYFDYYMLHNVSTWTLDALRKFNAYDHLVNLKREGKAKHIGISLHDNAEILEEVLKEMPEIEFVLLQINYLDWENESVQSRECYEIARKYGKDIMIMEPMKGGTLAELPEDISEKFKQQNPDISIPGWALKFCLDLDGVITVLSGTSNLEQLEDNLNTMKHAKPLDDDERELIAEAVEEINQISTIPCTQCNYCINECPQKIPIPTFFELYNIEKRLPSNGWSPQQGLYRTYAMKTAEASDCTACGACIEKCPQHLDIPEYMEDIVELFHNEFY